Sequence from the Streptomyces sp. R33 genome:
AGTAGTGGACCTCGTCGTGGGCCAGCGAGGTACGGACCGGACCGTCCGTGAGCAGGAACTGCTGCGGGTACGAACTGCCCCGGAAGGGCACTCCCAGCACCTCGCGCACCCTGCTGTGCGCGCCGTCGCAGCCGACGAGCCAGCCGACGCGTTCCGTCACCCGGCCCTGCGCCGTCTCCAGCTCGGCGTTCACCCCGGCGCCGTCCTGGGTGAAGGAGGTCAGGGACGTCCCGAACTCGATCGTCCCGCCCAGCCCTCGGAAGGTGTCCCGCAGGACCGCCTCCGTCTCCTGCTGCGGAATCGACAGGGCGTACGGGTAGCGCGTGCGGCGCATTCCGCCGAACGCCAGACGGGCGACCCGCTCCCCCTGCGAGTGGTAGTTCTGTGCGCGCAACACCACGCCGCGCCGGTGCAGTTCGTCCGCGGCACCGAAGCGGGCCAGGGCCTCGATGCCCCGTGGCCACAGAGCGATCGCCTTGGAGTGGGGGTTGGGGCGCTCGGAGCGGTCGACGACGCGCACCGGCACACCGCGCCTGAGGAGTTCGATCCCCGTCACGAGCCCCACCGGGCCCGCTCCGACGATGAGCACCTGCGACGATTCGGTCATGATTCCACCTTCTGTACGGATGTCTCTTTAGGCGCAGCCATGCGCTTCTTGCGGGACAGAGCCGCCGGACACGACCCGCGTGCGTGCTTGTATTCCAGCCGGTGAACGGCGATGCGCACGGTGTCGCCGGCGGACTGACGGAGGTGCGGGCAGCAGTGGCCGGCCAGATCTGTTTCTCGGTGCTCGGAGCTCTCGGCGTCTCCACGGGCACCACCCCTCACACCCTGCGCGGCCCGATGGTGAACAAGGTGATGGCCCTGCTCCTGCTGCGAGCGGGCCAGGTGGTGGAGGTCGACACGTTCGTCGACGAGCTGTGGGAGGAGCGGCCCCCGCGCTGGGCGCTCAGCACCCTGCGCACGCACGTCTACCATCTGCGCCGCCAGCTCGACGAGGTCCTGGAGTTCCCCGCCCAACGGCTGTTGCGCACCGGCCGGTCCGGCTATCTCCTGGACATCGACCCCGAGCAGCTGGACGCCACACGGTTCACCCGGCTCCTGCGGGAAAGCGAACGGCTGCTCGCCCGGGACCGGCCGGACGAGGCCGCCGCAGCCTGCCGTGAGGGGCTGGCGCTGTGGCAGGGCCGCGCCCTGGCGACGGTGCGGCCGGGGCGGGTCCTCACCGGTCACGTCCAGTACCTGGAAGAGCTGCGCGTACGGGCCCACCAGGTGCGCGTCGAGGCGGAGATGCGGCGCGGCCGCCACATCCACCTCGTACCCGAACTGCGGGACCTGGTCGCCGCGCACCCCTTCAACGAGTGGTTCCACCACTCGCTGATCGAGTCCCTGCGGGAGTCGGGTCGACGCGGTGAGGCGCGCAGCGCCTTCCAGGCGCTCACGGCCATGCTCCGGGACGAGCTCGGGCTCGAACCCGCCGACGGTCCGTCGTGGAGCGTGCCTGCGTGATGGGATCGTGCACCCTCTGGACATGGACCTCCTCCTCGCTCTGCCTGGAGTCCTGATGGTGGGGCGCCGCCATGAAAGCCCGATAAAAGCGAGGGGAGGGACTGCCGGATGGACGGAATTTGTCACTTTGGAGGCACGGGCGGCCCCTCCTTGAGGAACACGCGGCCCCCGGTCCTGGCGGTGCGCCCCGCGCGGGACGTGATCGCCGTCCTGCGCCTGTCGGGCGCGGAAGGGTACGGGCATGCGTACGGGGACAGGGACGGGGGCGGCATGCACCCGGCGGAGCGGGCCCTGATGCGGGGTGGCTCACCGGCCCGCTGCCGCGACTTCGCCGCGGGGCGCGCCGCGGCGGCCGACGCCCTGCGGCTGCTGGGCCGGTCGGGGCCGGTGCTGCGCGAGGCCCGGCGCCCCCGCTTCCCGGCGGGGGTGCGGGGTTCCATCAGCCACTGCCGCGGCGCGGTCGCCACCTGCCTGGCCACCACCCGGACGGACGTGTTCGCCGTGGGCGTGGACATCGAACGCGTCGGCCGGCTGTCACCGGAGACCGCCGGGCTCGTCTGCACACCACCGGAGCGCGCCCTGGTGGCCGCCGGCGACGCGGGCGGACGGCTCCTCACGGTGATGTTCTCGGCGAAGGAGGCCTTCTACAAGGCGGCCACCGCCCTGGCCCTCTCCCGCGAGCCCGTCTTCCACGACCTGGAGGTCGTCCCGGAACCCGGGCCCGGCAACGGCAGCGGGCTGTGTCTGACGCCCGCTCCGGGACTCCTCCCCGACGGATGCACCGTCCGGGGCCAGGTCCGGTCCGTGGGCCCGTACGTCTGGACGACGGTCCTGCTCCAGGCCGGCGACGGCCCCTCGTGAGCCGGTGAACGCTACCGTGGCGCCACGTCCCCACCGCCGCCGTCGCCGGCACCGCCCGCGACCCGGCGCCGGACCTGGTCCTCCTGGGCGAGACGCCGCAGCAGCTCGAAGACCGGGGCGCAGATCGCGAAGACGATGACCGCCCGCTCGGCCAGGGCCACCGGGTCGTCGAGGCCGGCTGCGCGCTCCAGGTCCAGGCGGGCCACCGACTCGGCCAGTCGCGCGTAGGCGGCGAGTTCGCCCGGGGCGTACTGGGCGTCCAGCCGGCGCAGCTCCTCCAGCGCCGCCGTCAGCCCCTTCACGTGCGGTGAGGTGACGGGCGCCTGCCAGTCCAGGGTCGCGAGCAGCTCCGCCACCTCGGCACCGGCGGCCGCGTCGGCCCCGGCCTCCTCGTCGTGGCCCGCGGCGCGCTGGGCCGCCACCGGCACCGGGAGCGCGTAGCTGACCGCTCCGAGGGCGCTCTCGGAACTGTG
This genomic interval carries:
- a CDS encoding BTAD domain-containing putative transcriptional regulator; this encodes MNGDAHGVAGGLTEVRAAVAGQICFSVLGALGVSTGTTPHTLRGPMVNKVMALLLLRAGQVVEVDTFVDELWEERPPRWALSTLRTHVYHLRRQLDEVLEFPAQRLLRTGRSGYLLDIDPEQLDATRFTRLLRESERLLARDRPDEAAAACREGLALWQGRALATVRPGRVLTGHVQYLEELRVRAHQVRVEAEMRRGRHIHLVPELRDLVAAHPFNEWFHHSLIESLRESGRRGEARSAFQALTAMLRDELGLEPADGPSWSVPA
- a CDS encoding 4'-phosphopantetheinyl transferase superfamily protein, whose amino-acid sequence is MRNTRPPVLAVRPARDVIAVLRLSGAEGYGHAYGDRDGGGMHPAERALMRGGSPARCRDFAAGRAAAADALRLLGRSGPVLREARRPRFPAGVRGSISHCRGAVATCLATTRTDVFAVGVDIERVGRLSPETAGLVCTPPERALVAAGDAGGRLLTVMFSAKEAFYKAATALALSREPVFHDLEVVPEPGPGNGSGLCLTPAPGLLPDGCTVRGQVRSVGPYVWTTVLLQAGDGPS
- a CDS encoding MerR family transcriptional regulator, coding for MKISELSRRTGVPVASIKYFLRQGLLPAGRATAATLAEYGEEHVQRLRLIKALTTLGGLSIAATREVLGAVDQAHSSESALGAVSYALPVPVAAQRAAGHDEEAGADAAAGAEVAELLATLDWQAPVTSPHVKGLTAALEELRRLDAQYAPGELAAYARLAESVARLDLERAAGLDDPVALAERAVIVFAICAPVFELLRRLAQEDQVRRRVAGGAGDGGGGDVAPR